The Streptomyces sp. NBC_01142 genome has a segment encoding these proteins:
- a CDS encoding IS4 family transposase, with translation MPRPGQVKSSAGERLSDRIAVGVLTRAFPPELVDEVIAECGRAEQRHRLLPARVVVYFVLAMCLFSGQGYEEVGRLLTHGLERMGRWKGPWRVPTTAAIGRARLRLGPEPLRGLFTRVCRPVATENTSGSWYRRWRLVAVDGTTFDLPDTEANAAFFGRPGVSRGQEKSAYPQARVAALVECGTHAVFAAETGPLAVHETVLAQRLFSSLTPGMMLLADRGFHGFDLWRAAAATGADLLWRVKNDAVLPIRALLVDGSYLSEIVAARDKNRRADPVRVRVIEYTLGRDGSGTVYRLITTVLDPRAASATSLAALYAQRWEIESTLDEIKTHQGGPRLVLRSQHPRGVEQEIFAFLLVHHALRDLMHQAARQSDQDPDRMSFTRTLRIIRRHVTDQAAFSPLPAGPRTHSGPA, from the coding sequence GTGCCAAGGCCCGGACAGGTGAAGTCGTCAGCAGGCGAGCGGTTGTCGGATCGGATTGCGGTCGGGGTGCTGACCCGCGCGTTTCCGCCGGAGTTGGTGGACGAGGTGATCGCGGAGTGCGGTCGGGCCGAGCAGCGGCACAGGCTGCTGCCGGCTCGGGTGGTGGTCTATTTCGTGCTGGCGATGTGTCTGTTCTCCGGTCAGGGATATGAAGAGGTCGGGCGGCTCCTCACCCATGGGCTGGAGCGGATGGGGCGGTGGAAAGGGCCGTGGCGGGTGCCGACCACCGCGGCAATCGGCCGGGCCCGTCTGCGGCTGGGCCCGGAGCCGCTCAGGGGCCTGTTCACCAGGGTGTGCCGTCCGGTAGCGACCGAGAACACGAGCGGGTCCTGGTACCGCCGGTGGCGGCTGGTCGCGGTGGACGGCACCACCTTCGACCTGCCCGACACCGAGGCCAACGCCGCCTTCTTCGGGCGCCCCGGCGTCAGCCGCGGGCAGGAGAAGAGCGCCTACCCACAGGCGAGGGTGGCCGCGCTGGTCGAGTGCGGCACCCACGCGGTCTTCGCGGCTGAGACCGGGCCGCTGGCCGTCCATGAAACGGTGCTGGCCCAGCGCCTGTTCAGCTCGCTGACGCCGGGGATGATGCTGCTGGCGGACCGGGGCTTTCACGGCTTCGACCTGTGGCGGGCCGCCGCAGCGACCGGCGCCGACCTGCTGTGGCGGGTCAAGAATGATGCTGTCCTGCCCATCCGGGCCTTGCTGGTGGACGGCTCCTACCTCTCGGAGATCGTCGCCGCCAGGGACAAGAACCGCCGCGCGGACCCGGTCAGGGTCCGCGTTATCGAGTACACCCTCGGCCGCGACGGCAGCGGCACGGTCTACCGGCTGATCACCACCGTCCTGGACCCACGGGCCGCGTCGGCCACATCGCTGGCCGCGCTGTACGCCCAGCGGTGGGAGATCGAGAGCACGCTGGACGAGATCAAGACCCACCAGGGCGGGCCCCGCCTCGTCCTGCGCTCCCAGCACCCTCGCGGGGTCGAGCAGGAGATCTTCGCCTTCCTGCTGGTGCACCACGCACTGCGGGACCTGATGCACCAGGCCGCACGGCAATCGGACCAGGATCCCGACCGGATGTCCTTCACCCGCACCCTGCGCATCATCCGCCGCCACGTCACCGACCAGGCGGCGTTTTCCCCCCTCCCGGCTGGCCCGCGCACTCACAGCGGCCCTGCGTGA
- a CDS encoding TniQ family protein — protein sequence MPVPLPGEALLSWLDHFAAEYEVDRVSMAGACGFLGAGEGAARVSAAGRRSAVFGLSGAAAQRVSAATGLLADEIQAMTWMRFAGTALPAQAAGVASEEKFPLVKSSWIDPVELRFCPGCVDERGGRWSLDWSTPWAFACLRHGCYLLAACSTCRESVRAGEVRLGHDRCRGFVRDASDGKPRRCSTEFRNMVAPPLSDVLLEDLQELLYEHLQARGQEMVSARGVFADLAAAAEFAWFLATPDFLTGADAVVMERFAVFSRRYPAASGRNAGRKDRAAYNPLVRTACLRIASQIVFSADPWKSAMDLVDFAARPMNPSVKPLHRAWLKRPPRDTTPRMARIVSTVRVPAPSTRGNVSRAAHVPC from the coding sequence GTGCCGGTGCCGCTCCCGGGTGAGGCGTTGCTGAGCTGGCTGGACCACTTTGCTGCGGAGTACGAAGTCGATCGTGTGAGCATGGCTGGGGCCTGTGGGTTTCTCGGTGCGGGCGAGGGGGCGGCACGGGTCTCGGCGGCTGGGCGGCGGTCTGCCGTGTTCGGATTGAGTGGCGCGGCTGCTCAACGGGTGTCGGCGGCGACCGGTCTGCTGGCGGACGAGATCCAGGCCATGACCTGGATGCGCTTTGCCGGGACCGCGTTGCCCGCACAGGCAGCGGGAGTTGCCTCCGAAGAGAAGTTCCCTCTGGTGAAGTCGAGTTGGATCGACCCCGTGGAGCTGAGGTTTTGTCCAGGCTGCGTCGATGAGCGAGGCGGGCGCTGGTCTTTGGACTGGTCCACCCCGTGGGCGTTCGCGTGCCTCCGCCACGGGTGCTATCTGCTCGCTGCCTGCTCCACCTGCAGGGAGTCGGTTCGCGCCGGAGAGGTGAGGCTGGGGCATGACAGGTGCCGGGGCTTCGTCCGCGATGCCTCGGACGGGAAGCCGCGGCGATGCAGCACCGAGTTCCGGAATATGGTGGCTCCTCCCCTTTCGGATGTCCTGCTGGAGGACCTGCAGGAGCTGTTGTACGAGCACCTTCAGGCCCGTGGGCAGGAGATGGTCTCTGCTCGTGGTGTCTTCGCGGATCTTGCGGCAGCAGCCGAGTTCGCGTGGTTCTTGGCCACGCCGGATTTCCTGACCGGTGCCGATGCCGTGGTCATGGAGCGCTTCGCCGTGTTCTCGCGCAGGTACCCGGCCGCGTCCGGCAGGAACGCGGGTCGGAAGGACCGGGCGGCCTACAACCCCCTGGTGCGGACTGCTTGCCTGCGCATTGCCTCCCAGATCGTGTTCAGCGCCGATCCGTGGAAGTCCGCCATGGACCTGGTGGACTTCGCCGCCAGGCCGATGAACCCGTCGGTGAAGCCCTTGCACCGGGCATGGCTCAAGCGGCCCCCGAGGGATACGACGCCGCGAATGGCGCGGATTGTCAGTACAGTGCGGGTGCCCGCTCCCTCGACGCGAGGAAACGTCAGCCGTGCTGCTCATGTCCCCTGCTGA
- a CDS encoding ISAs1 family transposase, with protein sequence MFIPPSSSVAAPAPHAPCLEVLGEAVARVQVRRLVAELESVTDPRGACGVRYRISSLLALVICAMTAAGHDSITAAAEWCRRATPEELAAFGLPYHPLLGRYRVPSEKTLRSVLGRLDPGEISAAGYDCLRPLLSAQPCRPDPVMPDGGTEREQRRAHRTAASAAPARSRRRAIAVDGKCLRGAKRPDGSRVFLLSAVRHGDGVTLASREIGAKTNEIPEFAPLLDHIDDTDLAGTVVTADALHAQRDHATYLHERGAHYLLTIKNNQRGQARQLHALPWKDIPVIHRDDARGHGRHEQRIVQVVTVAGLLFPYAAQALRIQRRRRLYGAKKWSSETVYAITDLTAEEASAAEIASWARGHWTVENTVHWVRDVAFGEDKSQVRTHNAPAVLAALRDLIRSALKLAGYVNTTAGRRAHTDRPRVLALYGIT encoded by the coding sequence GTGTTCATCCCTCCATCATCCTCTGTCGCTGCTCCCGCGCCTCACGCACCTTGCCTGGAGGTCCTTGGTGAGGCTGTCGCACGGGTTCAAGTCCGTCGTCTCGTTGCCGAGTTGGAGTCGGTCACCGACCCCCGAGGGGCTTGCGGGGTGCGTTACCGGATCTCCTCGCTGCTGGCCCTGGTGATCTGCGCGATGACTGCGGCTGGCCATGATTCGATCACCGCGGCGGCGGAGTGGTGCCGGCGTGCGACGCCGGAGGAGCTGGCCGCCTTCGGCCTGCCCTACCACCCGTTGCTGGGCCGCTACCGCGTCCCGAGCGAGAAGACTCTGCGCAGCGTTCTGGGTCGTTTGGATCCCGGTGAGATCAGCGCGGCCGGCTACGACTGCCTCCGGCCCTTGCTGTCCGCGCAGCCCTGCCGGCCGGATCCAGTGATGCCCGACGGTGGGACCGAGCGCGAACAACGCCGGGCCCATCGGACAGCCGCCAGTGCCGCGCCGGCGCGGTCAAGGCGCCGGGCGATCGCGGTGGACGGCAAGTGCCTGCGCGGCGCGAAGCGACCGGACGGCAGCCGGGTCTTCCTACTGTCCGCGGTCCGCCACGGCGACGGTGTCACTCTCGCCTCGCGCGAGATCGGCGCGAAGACAAACGAGATCCCCGAGTTCGCACCCCTGCTCGACCACATCGACGACACAGACCTCGCGGGGACCGTCGTCACCGCCGACGCCCTCCACGCCCAACGCGACCACGCCACCTACCTGCACGAACGTGGCGCCCACTACCTGCTGACCATCAAGAACAACCAGCGGGGCCAGGCCCGCCAACTCCATGCCCTGCCCTGGAAGGACATCCCCGTGATCCACCGCGACGACGCGCGAGGGCACGGCCGCCACGAGCAACGGATCGTCCAGGTCGTCACCGTCGCGGGCCTTCTCTTTCCCTACGCGGCCCAGGCCCTGAGGATCCAGCGCCGACGCCGCCTCTACGGAGCCAAGAAATGGTCCAGCGAGACCGTCTATGCCATCACCGACCTGACCGCCGAAGAAGCGAGCGCGGCCGAGATCGCGTCTTGGGCCCGCGGGCACTGGACGGTGGAAAACACCGTCCACTGGGTCCGAGATGTGGCCTTCGGAGAGGATAAGTCCCAGGTCAGAACCCACAACGCGCCCGCCGTCCTCGCTGCCCTCCGTGACCTGATCCGCAGCGCACTCAAGCTCGCCGGCTACGTCAACACCACCGCCGGACGCCGAGCTCACACCGACCGCCCCCGCGTCCTCGCTCTCTACGGCATCACATGA
- a CDS encoding TnsA-like heteromeric transposase endonuclease subunit, with product MSPKRPNTLRPVRSAAHPLYIHYYDADCTERLLPADQAREVRFETCMPARDFPTYEGQEHTPGSYWAASSDTVLDYESFLEARWMKLLDFDAKIACFAAQPFIFEGIDADGSWTHYPDLFVRRSDGSVLLLDVKNPEQLDKSKVQLQARRSATACQQLGWDYQMVGEPDEQLWATVEWLAGYRRPLNAAAPLVDILLFRAQHPVTIAELLSIWPDPDIERAVTYHLMWHDRLLFDLTRPLRDHTQVWAAPEPEHT from the coding sequence ATGAGTCCGAAACGACCCAACACACTGCGGCCCGTACGCAGCGCGGCCCACCCCCTGTACATCCACTACTACGACGCCGACTGCACCGAACGGCTCCTGCCCGCCGACCAGGCCCGCGAGGTGCGCTTCGAGACCTGCATGCCGGCCCGCGACTTTCCCACCTACGAAGGACAGGAACACACCCCCGGCTCCTACTGGGCGGCCAGCAGCGACACGGTCCTGGACTACGAGAGCTTCCTGGAAGCCCGCTGGATGAAGCTCCTCGACTTCGACGCGAAGATCGCCTGCTTCGCGGCCCAGCCCTTCATCTTCGAGGGCATCGACGCCGACGGCTCCTGGACCCACTACCCGGACCTGTTCGTCCGCCGCAGTGACGGCTCCGTGCTGCTGCTGGACGTCAAGAACCCCGAACAGCTCGACAAGTCCAAAGTCCAGCTCCAGGCCCGCCGTAGCGCCACCGCATGCCAACAACTCGGCTGGGACTACCAGATGGTCGGCGAACCGGACGAGCAGCTGTGGGCCACCGTCGAATGGCTCGCCGGCTACCGCAGACCGCTGAACGCCGCCGCCCCCCTCGTGGACATCCTGCTCTTCCGCGCCCAGCACCCGGTCACCATCGCCGAGCTGCTCTCCATCTGGCCTGATCCGGATATCGAACGGGCCGTCACCTACCACCTCATGTGGCACGACCGCCTGCTGTTCGACCTCACCCGCCCGCTGCGCGACCACACCCAGGTGTGGGCCGCACCCGAACCGGAGCACACCTGA
- a CDS encoding TniQ family protein, translating into MPLPQPGESLFSWVDHLASCYEVDRTQIMDRLGLEPPPAHAARLARHTAELPLPSARSLLAATGLDPTQLRDMTLFGVVEESSGRLDRHDEFRWAPEETWAFCPQCLRPPARWPLWWYRSWAVMCPKHGCYTASFCPDCGSPFSPSILRGDAAGRCPGFLSRPDDRLPESPDRRRSKRKRCGLPLWEIVTAPVADTVVREVHQNLIAHLAAVRSGRPASTQQWFDDFRTLRILLRDPEPLHVQAFTSPDPALKERYTDQPADDGWGIDGDVIQWQPSESGFLHPWRHGAFGSRSKERDPVTTAAEFSVIGRILGSGDMAAAARETFDVPHRADLRSFGDQLPSYLSRTSPQLHGLLRQALDTVAVDQVLGPAR; encoded by the coding sequence GTGCCGCTGCCACAACCTGGCGAATCCCTGTTCAGCTGGGTCGACCACCTCGCCTCCTGCTACGAGGTGGACCGTACGCAGATCATGGACCGGCTCGGTCTGGAGCCGCCACCCGCGCACGCCGCCCGGCTCGCCCGCCACACCGCCGAACTCCCGCTTCCTTCAGCCAGGTCGCTGCTTGCTGCAACAGGCCTGGACCCGACACAGCTACGCGACATGACCTTGTTCGGCGTCGTCGAGGAGAGCAGCGGCAGGCTGGACCGGCACGATGAGTTCCGCTGGGCTCCCGAAGAAACCTGGGCGTTCTGTCCGCAGTGCCTGAGACCTCCCGCGCGCTGGCCGCTGTGGTGGTACCGGTCCTGGGCGGTGATGTGCCCGAAGCACGGCTGCTACACCGCCTCCTTCTGCCCGGACTGCGGCTCGCCCTTCTCCCCGTCCATCCTGCGCGGAGACGCGGCCGGGCGATGCCCCGGCTTCCTCTCCCGCCCCGACGATCGGCTCCCCGAATCTCCTGACAGGCGTCGGTCCAAGCGCAAGCGGTGCGGCCTCCCGCTGTGGGAGATCGTCACTGCGCCCGTCGCCGATACGGTGGTACGCGAAGTGCACCAGAACCTGATCGCACACCTCGCCGCGGTCCGCTCCGGCCGGCCGGCCTCCACGCAGCAGTGGTTCGACGACTTCCGGACGCTCCGCATCCTTCTCAGGGATCCCGAACCGCTCCATGTCCAGGCCTTCACCAGCCCCGACCCGGCGTTGAAGGAGCGCTACACCGACCAACCGGCTGACGACGGCTGGGGGATTGACGGCGACGTCATCCAGTGGCAGCCGTCCGAGTCCGGTTTCCTCCACCCGTGGCGGCACGGCGCGTTCGGATCGCGCAGCAAGGAACGTGACCCGGTCACCACGGCCGCCGAGTTCAGCGTCATCGGGCGCATCCTCGGCAGCGGCGACATGGCCGCCGCCGCCCGGGAAACCTTCGATGTCCCCCACCGCGCCGATCTCAGATCATTCGGCGACCAGCTGCCGTCCTACCTGTCCCGGACCAGCCCCCAGCTCCACGGGCTTCTCCGCCAGGCCCTGGACACGGTAGCCGTCGACCAGGTCCTCGGCCCCGCCCGTTGA
- a CDS encoding helix-turn-helix domain-containing protein, translated as MANSDSGAGVPAQRLVFGRRLRALRTRAGMTQTAVAAAAGMDRSFYAEVEASVHSISVDRIPALAKALGVTPSELFQDMGADHQ; from the coding sequence GTGGCGAACAGTGATTCCGGTGCGGGCGTCCCGGCTCAGCGGCTGGTCTTCGGGCGGCGTCTGCGGGCTCTGCGTACGCGTGCGGGGATGACCCAGACCGCGGTGGCGGCCGCTGCGGGGATGGACCGGTCCTTCTACGCGGAGGTCGAGGCCTCCGTCCACAGCATCTCCGTCGACCGCATCCCGGCCCTGGCAAAGGCCCTGGGCGTGACGCCCTCCGAGCTGTTCCAGGACATGGGTGCGGACCACCAGTAA
- a CDS encoding TniQ family protein, translated as MLDPGVCPPAPQVGVPRRLPAVPLPGARESLPSWINRIGLLYGIHQPDILACLGLAVRGEMRPTTAGLALAPSSLDTLSAATGVPAETIGGMLLSRFAATALPNLPSPPFQHRGDLTAWVVGAWVLRRHSNFCPKCLARDGQWRLEWKLPWSFVCLDHRVYLRNCCPRCKRVQSGLSWGWDSRVCRLRWRASAPSLTSRIPHPASGR; from the coding sequence ATGCTGGATCCAGGCGTCTGCCCGCCTGCCCCACAGGTCGGGGTGCCGCGTCGGCTGCCGGCTGTTCCCCTGCCCGGTGCACGGGAGTCACTGCCCAGCTGGATCAACCGGATCGGTCTCCTCTACGGGATCCACCAGCCGGACATCCTCGCCTGTCTGGGGCTCGCGGTCCGAGGGGAGATGCGCCCGACGACGGCGGGCCTGGCTCTTGCGCCCTCGTCCCTGGACACACTCTCCGCGGCGACGGGCGTACCCGCTGAAACGATCGGCGGCATGCTGCTGTCGCGGTTCGCCGCCACCGCCTTGCCCAACCTCCCGTCCCCACCCTTTCAGCATCGAGGGGACCTGACCGCGTGGGTTGTCGGAGCGTGGGTTCTTCGGCGCCACTCCAACTTCTGCCCCAAGTGCCTCGCCCGGGACGGACAGTGGCGGCTGGAGTGGAAGCTGCCGTGGAGCTTCGTCTGCCTGGATCACCGGGTGTATCTGCGCAACTGCTGCCCGCGGTGCAAGCGAGTACAGAGCGGGCTGTCCTGGGGCTGGGACAGCCGCGTGTGCCGGCTGCGGTGGCGAGCCTCCGCCCCCTCGCTCACCAGCCGCATCCCGCATCCCGCATCCGGAAGGTGA
- a CDS encoding ABC-three component system protein: protein MNTAPSWILKPRELHDPQVPCSPASGARCRDQPLQVRTNQAHAGALTYDPDEFEKFVEEWVPALDSLYVRVVRQGGTGDHGIDVAAFLTHQSLEGSWHNYQCKRYKGTLAWSTAAGEIRKMFAGVVTGEFIVPEQYTFVAPSIGPSLQQALQRPVGTRKAFVEALRETTDKVITDLGPRLRREVEELAAGTSFEMFQTVNMKQMLEQHKTTDYWVKRFPPESPPRPAVMEPPEKPEPREARYVQQLVQVYAERWPSDASTVTQIAQHRTAGPHLRHQREAFFSAESLRRFGEEAYPAGHFEAIVKDIYDAVIDVARDDHPTGWKRLQAVTSQAINAGLTQTVFAQHVRTLDRTGVCHHLANEDELTWCEGEGT, encoded by the coding sequence ATGAACACGGCACCTTCGTGGATCTTGAAGCCTAGAGAACTCCATGATCCCCAGGTGCCGTGTTCACCTGCTTCCGGGGCCCGCTGTCGCGATCAACCACTCCAAGTCAGGACGAACCAGGCACACGCCGGGGCCCTGACCTACGATCCCGACGAGTTCGAGAAGTTCGTCGAGGAGTGGGTGCCCGCGCTGGACAGCCTGTACGTGCGGGTGGTGCGCCAGGGAGGCACTGGCGACCACGGCATCGACGTAGCCGCGTTCCTTACTCACCAGAGCCTGGAAGGTTCCTGGCACAACTACCAGTGCAAGCGCTACAAGGGAACGCTGGCCTGGAGCACCGCCGCGGGTGAGATTCGGAAGATGTTCGCGGGCGTGGTCACCGGTGAGTTCATCGTGCCCGAGCAATACACCTTCGTCGCCCCGTCCATCGGCCCCAGCCTGCAGCAGGCCCTGCAACGCCCGGTCGGTACTCGCAAGGCCTTCGTGGAGGCGCTTCGCGAGACCACGGACAAGGTCATCACAGACTTGGGCCCGCGGTTGAGGCGCGAGGTCGAGGAGTTGGCGGCGGGTACGTCTTTCGAGATGTTTCAGACCGTCAACATGAAGCAGATGCTTGAACAGCACAAAACCACTGACTACTGGGTGAAGCGATTCCCGCCGGAGTCCCCGCCGCGCCCGGCCGTCATGGAACCGCCCGAGAAGCCGGAGCCGCGCGAGGCCCGCTACGTGCAGCAGCTCGTCCAGGTCTACGCTGAGCGCTGGCCCAGTGATGCCAGCACGGTTACCCAGATTGCGCAGCATCGCACGGCCGGCCCGCACTTGCGCCACCAGCGTGAAGCGTTCTTCAGCGCCGAGTCTCTGCGCCGCTTCGGGGAGGAGGCCTACCCTGCGGGTCATTTCGAGGCCATTGTCAAGGACATATACGACGCCGTGATCGATGTGGCGAGGGATGACCACCCCACGGGGTGGAAGCGTCTGCAGGCCGTCACCTCGCAGGCGATCAATGCCGGGCTGACGCAGACGGTTTTCGCTCAGCACGTGAGAACTCTGGACCGTACCGGGGTATGTCATCACCTGGCGAACGAGGACGAGCTCACGTGGTGTGAGGGAGAAGGGACATGA
- a CDS encoding ABC-three component system middle component 2 gives MKPLNSPLEIGVRALVLLSESHPDALDLAQLALLDHAVLHSGEFDGPPSLHPDLPARSGELGLKRTVLEQALLVLIRAGLAELEADGSGLVYRATERGPAFVDVLEAPYVLRLRERAEWAVHQWAPDTDVRATTRSLLTAPPAPVTIRPFEGHRG, from the coding sequence ATGAAACCGCTTAACAGCCCGCTGGAGATCGGCGTGCGGGCACTGGTGCTGCTCTCGGAGAGCCATCCCGATGCTCTGGACCTGGCCCAGCTCGCGCTCTTGGACCATGCCGTGCTCCACAGCGGAGAGTTCGACGGGCCGCCCAGCCTGCACCCGGACCTGCCCGCTCGCTCGGGAGAGCTCGGCCTGAAGCGCACAGTCCTCGAACAGGCACTTCTGGTGCTCATCCGCGCTGGCCTGGCCGAACTCGAAGCTGACGGGAGTGGCCTGGTCTACCGGGCCACTGAACGTGGCCCGGCCTTCGTGGACGTTCTCGAAGCCCCGTACGTTCTGCGGCTCCGCGAGCGCGCCGAGTGGGCCGTCCACCAATGGGCCCCGGACACCGACGTACGCGCCACCACCCGGTCCCTGCTGACGGCTCCCCCGGCCCCCGTGACCATCCGCCCGTTCGAGGGCCATCGTGGGTAG
- a CDS encoding TniQ family protein — protein MDHRGLPRRLPSVPVPVDGESFPSWLSRAAADWQIAPGQAAQVLGLACHPSYSGVRPLWFGTALTQRSLQGIRAATGLDAPVIQAMQLSRYADTVLDFTGPDQPAQQEESLARLRNREWALFTSSRACPKCLASAPVWPLWWRLGMAAVCPEHRVLLVDTCRQCDARLGSGYAGHPRGLTTRRQMLDLDLCNNRRSASRRRKAGLCSRRLATHPTVPVPAELADLQQRLLDVADGGPAQVAGSEVTGAEFFAVVRFTAAVVRLVTTAEEISACSALPGAAVEAFTADLHQRQLASLGGGRSQLQASPPSAAHAAAVLALSAPVLFAEDRAACQGALAAWMDRAVALRRRPGKSDPLRPIPRPAALEPLVRAAIRPASRVAGVLASRSQSQAPFTAHHVCHLADPGDYRELIARHLPGTAEISGRRLAAMALARLAGATSWQRAAAALAMDPLKAARAANTLVQRIGDAGAFWQDIERLGARLVEHGLIDYAARRWALSGLTEVPHLVLFAVCHPLGYDVTEQRRRHAAAWIWQHFTGGDVRDAPAYAPHLWAPTGMTSVREGARRFAAWLPASVACELTAHGQALLDGATEGKRGA, from the coding sequence GTGGACCACCGAGGACTGCCGCGTCGGCTTCCGTCGGTACCGGTTCCCGTCGACGGTGAGTCGTTCCCGTCCTGGCTCAGCCGCGCGGCGGCCGACTGGCAGATCGCCCCGGGCCAGGCCGCGCAGGTGCTGGGCCTGGCATGCCACCCGAGCTACTCGGGGGTGAGGCCTTTGTGGTTCGGCACCGCGCTCACACAGCGAAGCCTTCAGGGCATCAGGGCGGCCACCGGCCTGGACGCGCCGGTGATTCAGGCGATGCAGCTGTCGCGGTATGCGGATACCGTGCTGGACTTCACCGGGCCCGACCAGCCGGCACAGCAGGAGGAGAGCCTGGCCAGGCTCCGCAACCGCGAGTGGGCGCTGTTCACATCCAGCCGCGCGTGCCCGAAATGCCTGGCCTCCGCTCCGGTGTGGCCGCTGTGGTGGCGTCTGGGCATGGCCGCCGTGTGCCCTGAGCATCGTGTCCTGCTGGTGGATACCTGCCGGCAGTGCGATGCGCGTCTCGGTTCCGGATACGCCGGCCACCCCCGCGGCTTGACCACCCGCCGCCAGATGCTCGACCTGGATCTTTGCAACAACCGGCGTTCTGCGAGCAGGAGGCGCAAGGCCGGGTTGTGCAGCCGGAGGCTGGCCACACACCCCACCGTGCCGGTCCCGGCCGAACTCGCCGACCTGCAGCAGCGCCTCCTTGATGTCGCCGACGGCGGCCCCGCGCAGGTGGCAGGCAGCGAGGTGACCGGGGCGGAGTTCTTCGCCGTGGTGCGGTTCACCGCGGCCGTGGTCCGGCTGGTCACCACCGCCGAGGAGATCAGCGCCTGCAGCGCGCTGCCCGGTGCGGCAGTCGAGGCGTTCACCGCCGACCTGCATCAGCGGCAGCTCGCCAGCCTGGGCGGCGGGCGCAGCCAGCTCCAGGCCAGCCCGCCCAGTGCCGCGCACGCCGCCGCTGTCCTCGCACTGAGCGCCCCGGTGCTCTTCGCCGAGGACCGCGCCGCCTGCCAGGGCGCCCTGGCGGCCTGGATGGACCGGGCCGTCGCGCTGCGCCGCAGGCCCGGCAAGAGCGATCCGCTGCGCCCGATACCGCGGCCTGCCGCTCTGGAGCCGTTGGTGCGCGCCGCTATCCGGCCCGCATCCCGCGTCGCTGGCGTGCTGGCCAGCCGCTCCCAGAGCCAGGCGCCGTTCACCGCCCACCACGTGTGCCACCTCGCGGATCCGGGCGACTACCGCGAACTGATCGCCCGGCATCTGCCCGGCACCGCCGAGATCAGCGGCCGGCGCCTGGCCGCTATGGCGCTGGCCCGCCTCGCAGGCGCCACCAGCTGGCAGCGGGCCGCGGCCGCGCTGGCCATGGACCCCCTCAAAGCCGCCCGCGCAGCGAACACGCTGGTGCAGCGGATCGGCGACGCGGGCGCGTTCTGGCAGGACATCGAACGCCTCGGCGCCCGCCTCGTCGAGCACGGCCTGATCGACTATGCCGCCCGGCGCTGGGCCCTGTCCGGCCTGACTGAGGTTCCGCACCTGGTGCTGTTCGCGGTGTGCCACCCCCTGGGGTACGACGTCACCGAGCAGCGCCGCCGCCACGCCGCCGCCTGGATCTGGCAGCACTTCACCGGCGGAGACGTCCGCGACGCCCCCGCATACGCCCCCCACCTGTGGGCCCCGACCGGCATGACTTCCGTCCGCGAAGGCGCCAGGCGCTTCGCAGCCTGGCTCCCCGCATCCGTCGCCTGTGAACTCACCGCACACGGACAGGCGCTCCTCGACGGCGCCACCGAAGGAAAGCGAGGGGCATGA
- a CDS encoding 4'-phosphopantetheinyl transferase superfamily protein: protein MPEHTATAGQEDLQLLDGTERARLGAFRRQADRDRFRASHIALRRLLGAYLGEADPAAVTIGRAPCRGCGGPHGRPVTKDGGPQFSLSHSGDLALIAVADTLVGTDVETVRDIGAVNAIAPELHPRERAELATLPHDDRPVALARCWTRKEAYCKGTGHGLAAGLDTVYVGTGPTPAPLPGWTLADVPVDAGHAAAVALATS, encoded by the coding sequence GTGCCCGAGCACACCGCCACCGCAGGGCAGGAGGATCTCCAGCTCCTGGATGGCACCGAGCGCGCCAGGCTCGGCGCCTTCCGCCGGCAGGCCGACCGGGACCGGTTCAGGGCCTCGCACATCGCTCTGCGGCGGTTGCTGGGAGCGTATCTCGGTGAAGCGGACCCGGCGGCCGTCACCATCGGCCGCGCCCCCTGCCGGGGCTGCGGCGGCCCACACGGGCGACCGGTCACCAAGGACGGCGGCCCTCAATTCTCTCTCTCGCACAGCGGCGATCTGGCCCTGATCGCCGTCGCCGACACCCTCGTCGGTACGGACGTCGAGACCGTTCGGGACATCGGCGCGGTGAACGCGATTGCCCCCGAGCTCCACCCGCGGGAGCGCGCAGAGCTCGCCACCCTCCCGCACGACGACCGGCCCGTTGCCCTCGCCCGCTGCTGGACACGCAAAGAGGCGTATTGCAAGGGCACTGGCCATGGTTTGGCCGCCGGGCTTGACACGGTGTACGTCGGCACCGGCCCCACTCCAGCGCCACTTCCCGGCTGGACGCTGGCCGACGTACCCGTCGACGCCGGCCATGCGGCAGCCGTGGCCCTCGCCACGTCCTAG